ggaatcacatttaaaccaccaaagtacgataaatacatttaaattaaacaaaacaaaatataagaataaagttatatttttagagaaaatataacgaaagatgaatatgaatataattaatgaaatatcactacataaatgatactaatttgagtgataaatttatatatttagttattttgggtggaagcgggttcatccatggatgaaattttttcgtccatatccatatccatatccatttagatcgtccatatccacgaataatcgggtagatcggatggatatccatcgGGTATTCATTGACATCCCTAGAGGtgatatatctatatttttttcaTTTTAAAAGGGGCAAATGAGATGATATATATTCATAAGGATAGTATTTTCAGTAAACCTCTAATCTTCTTATTTTTAACCCCTGACTCAAGAAAACAAACATTAAATGTTACTTGAAGTCTTGAACGTGAAGACCCAAATCTAAAGTCTAAAACTTTTCATCATTATAACTCGGACAGTCTGAATGCCTAATCGGATGACTGGAGTACTGGACTGGCCAACAGATTTTcgtaatgcttatgaactttgtgctATAAAGCATGTAAAGATTAGAGCCTATAGAAATCAGTCATTAGGTGTATCACTAGCATGTTAAACCATAAATGTTTTGTAAATCTGACATGTCACAATATAAAGGGAAAAAAAACCCGAGAGACCTCATAAAGCAAAGTAAATAGTTGTGTACTACCCCAAACATATAGGATTACAAAAGGAAATGTCAAAACGGAGATCAGCAAGCAAAACTTGCGGTAAGTTGTACATTCCAAGGACCACTGCCACAATCTAAACATCGTTATACGAGCAGCTAATAATTCAAAAGGGAACGAGCATTGGATTCTTATCTTTATACATGTGATATCTCTTACACAGCTTCTCAAGTGTTGCAACTGAGTGCTGCATCTTGTTGAGTTTCATATCCATGAACATGCCCTGCAAACACAAAGCCAGTTAGTAGAAAAGCAACTAGCTCCACCATACTAGGGGTGGTAGTTTCAACTCATTTACCCATAAAAATAAGTTAATTTAGATATTTTTTCTTTTTCATTAGACCATGGATAATGCAGTGTTTGTCTTCATTTCCACTCCTACATGTCAGGACAAACGCCCCACAAACGCCTAATGGGGCGTTTGTGCGGAAATTCATGGAAGGCGTTGGTGACTGTGAAACGCACAAGGGAGGGGGAAAGAAGGTGAGTTGGCAAGTGCCGATTGGTTGGGGGTTATTTCTCTCTCTCGCTTTTTATTATTTATCTATCAAATACCAATCATATTTTAACACATCCACCCACAAACGCTCTACAACGCTCCCAACAACCTTCCCTATTACAACTCCCACCTTCCCCATCATTGCCATGTCAGCGTCATAATCCAAAAAGTACCCCTTATCCACTCCATGTCACAATTACCATTATCTATGTTCTTACACACCCCATCACCTCCATCACGAATCACAAATACCTACATATCTGACCTACAAACTCATGGTTGAAAGGGCACCACGATATTGCTAGGTCAATGACCCGTCGGTAGTTACATACGAATAGCTAGATATTTACATATCATCTTTAACTAATAACAATGCTAGTAAAGTAAGTATTGGGAAAAAGCTATCCTAGGAGTTCTAATGCATACAACCTCATCACAATTAAAAGTGGCTAGTTTATCACAACAAAAATATCATATTCTCTGAATGTAAATGTATAACCTTATAATCATCTCCATATTTCTCAACAAGCGCTTTAACATGATGTCGTTGCATAGCCGTTAACGGTTGTAACGGACCAGATTTACCGTCTGCACGCTGTTTTCCAAGTGCAGTTTTCACATCTacaattccaaataatatatatcacaataataataatgattaattaattaattattaattaattaattaatgtaatTAAACAAAATCCAATAACTAACCGTCTTCTTCGAGTTCGCTACCGGAATCAGTTGGTTCAAATTCATCCATAGGACCATCGGATTTAACAGGGATTTGAAGTGATTCACTTTCGATGATTTTAGAAGTACGGGAGCGAACACCGAGTAAATTAGGGTTCGAAACGACACCGAATGATTTGTAATTTTCAAGAACACTGCCTTGGTCGTCCCATTTAGTTTTTGATAAATCGACAATTGATTTAAGCTTTGGTGGGATTGTGAAAGCTGGTTTGAAGACGTTAGGGTTCTTTTTGGGTAGAGCTACACGAACTTTAGTTCTGGATCGCTTGTATTTTCTTCTTGATCCGCCCATTTTTGTGGGTGTTGAGTTTGAAAGGCGGAGAAGAACTAAACAGCGGTTGAGTGTAAGGGTTTAATTAGGGTTTATGATATTTGATGATTCGATTGGGGGcggtattttattttttttttttttttatatttattaaaaattaaatttaGTTCAGTTTATATGTTACTATTCGAAATTTTATATAAAGCTTTTTATAGATTTTAACGAGATCCGGATCGGCCTGCGCGTTGCGGCGGGCCTTTCCGGGTTCCATATTCATAGTTagcgtagcgttatgtatttacctAAGCTAAAACGGCTCATGTGTTAAGCCATGTTTTAGATGTcgatgtgtttagcgttttttaaaaaggtgttcgtttcgcgtatagttagttgcggTGTGTTCGTAATATTgttccgagttgaacggtggtgCCGGAAAAATTTAGCGCTcgacgagcgggaagatacggctcGTTAATATTTCTGGTAAAGTTTGGTTAAAGTTTTTTAATAGAATAATGATTTGACGATTTATACCCCTGAAAAATATGTATTTTGGACGATAGTTGAGGGGTATGTATTTTGGACGATAGTTAAGGGGGTGGGTTTGTAAAGTTACTTATGAATGTCGTGTCTTCGTGATGGAGCGACCACATTTGAGGAGCCTAATAGTATATGTATAAtaattttacttaaaatagtataCAGAAACACTTTTAACTCATAAAACTCAAATACGTATATGGCTCGTATAGATGTAATATATTCACACGTGTTATAAAAATTGAATAGTCCTTCGACAGATCAAGCATTCTCGGTTTCCTTGATTTGAACTGGCTTAATAATCacagataaaactctatttttagcTCGAGCATCCGGAGCACCATGTCCATCACCATATTGATAAGTACAATGTGAGATTCTAGCAAGATTGATGGCCATATCGACGAACGGATTTTCATAATTCCGAGAACAAGCCACTCGCGCTTTGATTAATTTCATCCAAGCTTCATCAATTCGAGCTTCAATATATTCACGTGCAACATCCTCACTAACACCATTTTCGTGCATGTAACATGATATTGCATTTGCAGTTTTCCCTTGCGCTATCTCATCCTAAGTCCAAATAGTTATGGAGTATAAAATTACTAAGATAAAGAGAAACACCAAACATTTTAATTATATGATCGAAaaatgtatatgttatatataacatACCGATGAAGTACCCAAATCATTGC
The window above is part of the Rutidosis leptorrhynchoides isolate AG116_Rl617_1_P2 chromosome 1, CSIRO_AGI_Rlap_v1, whole genome shotgun sequence genome. Proteins encoded here:
- the LOC139875533 gene encoding uncharacterized protein, which produces MGGSRRKYKRSRTKVRVALPKKNPNVFKPAFTIPPKLKSIVDLSKTKWDDQGSVLENYKSFGVVSNPNLLGVRSRTSKIIESESLQIPVKSDGPMDEFEPTDSGSELEEDDVKTALGKQRADGKSGPLQPLTAMQRHHVKALVEKYGDDYKGMFMDMKLNKMQHSVATLEKLCKRYHMYKDKNPMLVPF